One window from the genome of Amaranthus tricolor cultivar Red isolate AtriRed21 chromosome 9, ASM2621246v1, whole genome shotgun sequence encodes:
- the LOC130823323 gene encoding uncharacterized protein LOC130823323, which produces MGKRNHSKCEPNNIKGNELSSDGLLRWVDGSNEFHFEKDELLDLGESEIVDEDCEIDSAISPNFVPDYNHELFLGHGDNTNHSLSTKHLNGLNFEQWERLVQISLVAKNKMGFVDGSCKKPADPHMAKQWERCNKMVISWLLHSCEENISSSVLYYNSAADIWKELKNRFSQSNGPKILQIDKELNSFEQGNLSIAEYFTKLKSLWDAYDSLVKIPKCSCGLCTYDVNGLNGAYKTVRGNILMIKPVPDVNTAYSILIQDETQREFSDNSVSEFFFPT; this is translated from the exons ATGGGTAAACGGAATCATTCTAAATGCGAACCAAACAACATCAAAGGGAATGAG CTCTCCTCAGATGGTCTCCTCAGATGGGTAGATGGGTCAAATGAATTTCACTTTGAAAAGGATGAATTATTAGATTTGGGGGAAAGTGAGATTGTTGATGAGGATTGTG AAATAGATTCAGCAATTTCCCCAAATTTTGTTCCTGATTACAATCATGAATTGTTTCTAGGTCATGGTGACAATACTAACCATTCTCTTTCTACCAAACATCTGAATGGTTTGAACTTTGAGCAATGGGAACGCTTAGTCCAGATTTCTTTAGTGGCGAAGAACAAGATGGGATTTGTAGATGGTTCATGCAAAAAACCAGCAGATCCACATATGGCAAAGCAGTGGGAAAGATGCAATAAAATGGTAATTTCTTGGCTTCTACATTCTTGTGAAGAAAACATTAGTTCCAGTGTTCTTTACTATAATTCTGCTGCTGATATATGGAAAGAGTTAAAGAATAGGTTCTCTCAATCTAATGGACCTAAAATTCTGCAAATTGATAAAGAATTAAATTCTTTTGAACAAGGAAATTTGTCTATTGCTGAGTACTTTACCAAATTGAAGAGTTTATGGGACGCATATGACAGTCTTGTGAAAATTCCCAAATGTTCTTGTGGTCTTTGTACCTATGATGTTAATG GTTTGAATGGAGCATATAAAACTGTTAGAGGCAATATTCTTATGATTAAACCAGTACCAGATGTTAATACTGCTTACAGTATCTTGATTCAAGATGAGACCCAGAGAGAATTTTCTGATAATTCGGTTTCT GAATTTTTTTTCCCTACATGA